The genomic stretch TAGGACTACAGGGGTATCTAATCCCTTTCGCTCCCCTAGCTTTCGTCCATCAGTGTCAGTGCAGACCCAGCAAGGCGCTTTCGCCACCGGTGTTCTTCCTAATCTCTACGCATTTCACCGCTACACTAGGAATTCCCCTTGCCCCTGTCGCACTCCAGTCACCCAGTTTCCACTGCCTTTATGGAGTTAAGCTCCACCCTTTAACAATAGACTTGAATAACCACCTACGGACGCTTTACGCCCAATAATTCCGGATAACGCTTGCCTCCTCCGTATTACCGCGGCTGCTGGCACGGAGTTAGCCGAGGCTGATTCATCAGATACCGTCATTGCATTCTTCTCTGATAAAAGGGGTTTACAGTCCACAAACCTTCCTCCCCCACGCGGTCTTGCTCCGTCAGGCTTGCGCCCATTGCGGAAAATTCCCCACTGCTGCCTCCCGTAGGAGTCTGGACCGTGTCTCAGTTCCAGTGTGGCTGATCATCCTCTCAGACCAGCTACAGATCATTGCCTTGGTGTGCCATTACCACTCCAACTAGCTAATCTGACGCGAGCTCATCTCCAGGCCATAAATGTTTCACCCTTAGGCACATCCGGTATTAGCAGTCGTTTCCAACTGTTGTCCCCGTCCTGAAGCCAGATTCTCACGCGTTACTCACCCGTCCGCCACTAGTGCCCGAAAGCACCCGTTCGACTTGCATGTGTTAAGCAGACCGCCAGCGTTCATCCTGAGCCAGGATCAAACTCTCCATGTTAAGTAGAACCTTAAACACGAATGTCTGTTAGCTCTTTCCTGTTATCCGTTTCTTGACTCGGTGAAATTCCTCTCACCTAAGTCCAATTGATTTCACGGGTTAGTGATGTTATGCTGACTTTCAATCTATCTAATTGTCGAGGTTCTGGTCTCAGGAGCGTCGCTTCAGCTCGTTCGCCGAACCGCGTCCCCCTCGACCGCTTTACCAATATAACTAACCGAGATAAGACTGTCAACTGGTTTCCTAAGAAATTTCTGAAATGCCCTGAGGCTTTATAAAGACAGGGGTCTTAGGCGATCGCACTACTGGATTAGCTAAGTCTCGAAGTAGGACTCACTCAAATCAGAATTATTTACGAACAACTAAAGAGGGTGCATCTGTCCCTGTTAAGGCTCAACGCTAACTGAGGTCCCTAGTTTGACCCATTCATAGAGGGCACGAACATCTTCATCACGCATTCGCAGGCATCCGTGGGAGATGGCTTGACCTACCGAAGCCTGATCAGGTGTGCCGTGGAATCCGGCAGCATTGAAACCGTCTGACCAGAAAGCAATCCAGCGGCTACCGAGTGGATTTTGGGATCCGGGAGCGACAACTTCATTGGTTAAAGGATGAGTCCAACCTGGATTTCTTTGCATCTCAAACACGCGGAAATTACCTGTGGGTGTTTCCCAACCCGGTCGCCCGATCGCTATAGGATAACTGGCTTCAATATTACTGCCACGATAAACATAGACCCGCCGATCGCCGAGTTTTACGACTAGCCGTACTATTTGAGGCACTGCTTCTTCTGTAGAAACCGCAGATGTAGAAACCGCAGAAACATTGGGAGTCGAGGATTGAACTGCTGACCAAATCCAGCGCTGACAGGTTGATTTTGCCACTTTTGCCGCAGTTGTGGTGGGATTGGTAAAGATGGGATGAGCTTGCAGTCGATCGCAGGCGGTTTTGAGCCAGCCTTCCCAGTTCCCCTGCCAGAGACGAATTTCGCCATCTTGACTAACACTGACGATCGTTTGACCCTGTTGGTTAAAAGCTACGGATTGAATTGGGGATTGGTGTCCTCTGAAAGGCTGTCCCGTAGGGTGCAGTTGGCTATCAAGTAAATGGACAGATCCATCCTTACTACCGCTTACAATCGTTTGTTCATCAGGGCTAAAAGCAAGGGCAGTAATGCTATCGGGACTTAAAGCTGAGGATGCTGTAACCTGCTGAGTTTGCAGATTCCACAAATAAACCTTACCGTCCGTTGAGCCAATCGCCAGTGCTTTTCCATCCGATCGAATCTGGGCAGTTTGACTGGAGATTGTCTGACAACTCTGCTGAGTGATCCCCGAACGAATTGACCAGAGGCATATTTGCCCTTTCGGTTGTTCTGCGGATTGGGCTTGATCCGTTTGATCCACTGTGCCACTGATCAGAAATTGACCATCGGGGCTGAATTGCAGGAATTTAGCTTGAGTGAAATTAGGGATTAGGGCTGTTTCTCCTAAAAGTTGTCCCTGAGTATTCCAGAGTTGAAGCTTTCCGGTTTCGCTGATTTGTGCAATTTGATTGCCCTGATTATTTACAGCAAAAGCTTGAATTCCTTCGGTTTGAAGCACTTTAAAGTCCGCAAGGATTTTGCTATCAGTTCTCCAAAGCTTAATTTGCTGTGCTAAACCGTTTTCTGCCCGCGTCTCTGTCTGTGCTGCAATAATCTGACCGTTGGAGCTAAAAGCTGTCTGTAGGAGTTTATTTTGATCAATTACATCTAGCTGAGCGATCGTTTTCCGATCGATGTCTTTAATGTACAGTTTGCCATTACTATCCCACACGACGAGATGCTGACCATTAGGGCTAGAGGCGATCGTTTTAAGCACTGCCGCAATGCCTTCCTGAGCATGAGAGCGAGTAAGCAGCGTTCCGTCAAAAGCGTCCCATAATCGAATACTGCCGTCTGCACCACCACTCATCAAAGTTTTAACATTGGGGCTGAAGCGGACAATATTGATTTGCCCTTGATGACCCAGAAGAGGAATAGATGGGAATTGACTTTTGGGTGTTGCAGGTACGAGGTACAGCGTTCCGTCCTTCAAGCCCTGAGCTGCGATCGTGTTATCGGGACTTAGATCAACCGATTGCACCTGCTCAACTGCACCTAAAACAGACTGCTGCCACTGCTGAGCTTGAACATTCCAGAAGAAAGCATGCTGGTGTTTTGCATCCTGGACGATAATTCGCTGTCCTGCCTGATCAACTCGCATCGATTGAATGCTGGAATTTACCCCCAGTTGCCCAAGCAAGTCTCCTTTCGTATTCCAAAAAGAGAGCCTGCCATCTGTGCTGCTGCTGGCGATCGTCCCTCCTGTTAACGAAACTGCTGTTACTGTGCCTGTCGGGGCAAGAAGCTGACCAATCCACTGCTGCTGGGAGTTCCATAGGCGCACTCTGCCATCGGAACTGCCCGTCACAATTTCCTCTCCATCAGCACTGAAAGCCGCCGCAGTAATAGGGCTGGGACTATCAAACTTCAGGGGAACCAGGGCATTTTGCTTCAGACTCCAACGCTGCACGGCATTTGATGCAGTATCCGTAATTCCAATTACCTGCATTCCATCGGAACTAAAGCTAAGCGATCGAATAGGCTGTGCTTTGTCGGTTGACTGCGCCCGACCGGACAGGGTGCGATGCTCTCCCTTTCGATCCCATAGATACAGATTGCCATCGGCTCCGGCAGCAGCGATCGTTTGAGAATTGGGACTGAAAGTAGCGGTATAGATTGGGGTTTGCAGTTGGAAGCGGTTTCGTTCTCTTGCCGTTTGCACTGCCTCCAGTAAACTGGACTGCACCTCTGGCAGAATTGCCCCCGGTAGGCGATCACGGTTTTGTCCGACAGCTTGGATAGCGAGAACTAATCCAGTTGTTGGATCGGTCGCTAACTGCTGTTCAGCCCGGACTGCCTCATTGCGAAGCATGATCTTTTGCAATTGAATCAGGGTGATTGGCAGCAGACCACTACAGGCGAGGGCAAATACTGCCAGAATTCCTTTTCGCAGACGGGAACGTTGCGGCGATCGCTTTGCAAAGGAATAATCCGGGCTAGAAACTTGAGTCAGCATGGCTTCGGGGGCAGAGGTAAGGTTCAGGGAGGAATTCGACAACGAAGTTACCAGAGTCCGCGTGGGGGTTGTGGGGTAGGCGTTGGCTGTACTACGGGAGTGCTCGGTCCGGGAGGTCCAGGAGGTCCAGGAGGGCCAGGAGGGCCGGAAGGGCCAGGGGAAATGGAAGTTGCCGGACGCATGAACAGCAGCAGCAAACCACCGAGGAAGAACAGAGAGGATAGACCTAAGAGGAACCATGCCAGTTTAGAGAAGGTATCGGACTGGCGTTGATTCACTTCCGATGTACTCATCAGCACCCAGGTTTCCTTGATGATTTTTTCGTTAGTACAGGGTTCGATGGGCGTGGAGGGTTTGCAGGGCTGGGGGTTGGGTTTTGGGGTTGAGCAGGGCTGTGAAGGAGAACAGGGATCTGCCTTGCGCCACTCGGTTTGCTGTGGCTGAGCTGGTTTGTTGCTTGGTGGACTGTACTCGTTGGGGTAAATGCGATAGGCTTGACCGTTCATGGATAACCTCTAGAAATGAATAAGTGAATGACGAAGATACAGGTAAGTTGATAGAAAATGAAAGGGTGGTGATAGAGCGAAAGAAGATTTATAGCAGGAGATTGTTAATTCCTTTGCTTGATTTGCTCTGAAAAGAGCTTCAAGAAAACGATCTCTTATTTCGGATTTTTTGAATCAAATTTTCTATTTTTTCGACTTGTTTATTGAACAATAAAATCAGATAATTTTTTCAGGTTATGCATTTATTAGCAATTGAAGGTTGGCAATTGAAGGTTCATCATTGCCAATACTCTATTTGCATCCTGTTTGAAACCCTAGTTTGAAACCTAATGGAAGTATTTAAATCCCAATTTGAGCCAAAAAACCTGACTTCCAAACAGAAAACTTGACAAAAGAAGACAAATAAAAAGCCTCTCAATTGGTGACAAAAGAGAGACCTTTAATGTGCATCGCTTTAGACAATAAACCTGAATGGGAGGAGCATCTACTCCTGGTACGCAGGAAGGGACTCTTGATAGCAATCGGTCTGGGGAATGCAAACTGGGGGAGTCGCTTGCACTTCAGGCTGTAGATAAATTTCGGGTTCCAGGTAAACTTCCACCTTCTCATGAACGCAGTGGGTTGGCTTCACCAGAACGTGCGGTTCCAGGAAGATGGGCACATGAACTTTAACGGGAACGACATACTCGCAAGCCTGGTTGTAGTAGCGATCGAATGAGAGAGACATGAGCTGAACTCCTTGATTTGTAATGGGTTTGAATTTTGTTCTATCAAGGGATTCAGGGGTTAAGGGAACGATTTCGGACGGGCAGGCGAAGAGTACCCATAGGGGGTATAAGAGAGAATAGGAGGGGATAGGAAGAAAACAAGAATCAAAACGACCAGGCATCCTGCCAATCTTTGGGTATGCCCTGAGACAGCAGCAGTTCAATG from Leptolyngbya ohadii IS1 encodes the following:
- a CDS encoding L,D-transpeptidase family protein; amino-acid sequence: MSNSSLNLTSAPEAMLTQVSSPDYSFAKRSPQRSRLRKGILAVFALACSGLLPITLIQLQKIMLRNEAVRAEQQLATDPTTGLVLAIQAVGQNRDRLPGAILPEVQSSLLEAVQTARERNRFQLQTPIYTATFSPNSQTIAAAGADGNLYLWDRKGEHRTLSGRAQSTDKAQPIRSLSFSSDGMQVIGITDTASNAVQRWSLKQNALVPLKFDSPSPITAAAFSADGEEIVTGSSDGRVRLWNSQQQWIGQLLAPTGTVTAVSLTGGTIASSSTDGRLSFWNTKGDLLGQLGVNSSIQSMRVDQAGQRIIVQDAKHQHAFFWNVQAQQWQQSVLGAVEQVQSVDLSPDNTIAAQGLKDGTLYLVPATPKSQFPSIPLLGHQGQINIVRFSPNVKTLMSGGADGSIRLWDAFDGTLLTRSHAQEGIAAVLKTIASSPNGQHLVVWDSNGKLYIKDIDRKTIAQLDVIDQNKLLQTAFSSNGQIIAAQTETRAENGLAQQIKLWRTDSKILADFKVLQTEGIQAFAVNNQGNQIAQISETGKLQLWNTQGQLLGETALIPNFTQAKFLQFSPDGQFLISGTVDQTDQAQSAEQPKGQICLWSIRSGITQQSCQTISSQTAQIRSDGKALAIGSTDGKVYLWNLQTQQVTASSALSPDSITALAFSPDEQTIVSGSKDGSVHLLDSQLHPTGQPFRGHQSPIQSVAFNQQGQTIVSVSQDGEIRLWQGNWEGWLKTACDRLQAHPIFTNPTTTAAKVAKSTCQRWIWSAVQSSTPNVSAVSTSAVSTEEAVPQIVRLVVKLGDRRVYVYRGSNIEASYPIAIGRPGWETPTGNFRVFEMQRNPGWTHPLTNEVVAPGSQNPLGSRWIAFWSDGFNAAGFHGTPDQASVGQAISHGCLRMRDEDVRALYEWVKLGTSVSVEP